In Pseudomonadota bacterium, a genomic segment contains:
- a CDS encoding aminotransferase class IV produces MSESKGIAYSQGRYMPVDEATIPLLDPAFTKSDVVFDAISAWDGSFFKLDDHLARFHRSCDYIRVNPPCSDDEIRQIMAECVKRAGFDHSIVYILCTRGRYAGGSATGDPREALNEFIAYAVPYYWIVPKERVNSGAHLWIADTRRAPDTAINQRVKNFNRMDLTRAQFEALDAGADAPVLLSTDGFITEGPGFNVWIIRDGKVLTPGQNLLEGITRQSVFELCAETGLQAEAADLTEADLREADEVFISSTGGGVISVTLVNDKPVGNGAPGITTGKLSDTYWKKRAEGWHATSLADLLEAELPQAAGAD; encoded by the coding sequence ATGAGCGAATCAAAAGGCATTGCCTATAGCCAGGGACGCTATATGCCGGTGGACGAGGCGACGATACCGTTGCTCGACCCGGCATTTACCAAGAGTGATGTGGTGTTCGACGCCATATCTGCCTGGGACGGATCGTTTTTTAAGCTCGACGATCATTTGGCGCGGTTTCACCGCTCCTGCGATTATATCCGCGTCAACCCACCGTGCTCGGACGATGAAATTCGTCAGATTATGGCGGAATGCGTGAAGCGCGCCGGGTTTGATCATTCGATCGTCTATATCCTTTGCACGCGCGGGCGCTATGCCGGCGGCAGCGCTACCGGCGATCCGCGAGAAGCGCTGAATGAATTCATCGCCTATGCCGTTCCCTATTATTGGATCGTGCCGAAAGAGCGGGTGAACTCTGGCGCTCATTTATGGATCGCCGATACCCGGCGCGCGCCGGACACTGCGATCAACCAGCGCGTCAAAAACTTCAACCGCATGGATTTGACGCGTGCTCAATTCGAGGCGCTCGATGCTGGCGCCGACGCCCCGGTCCTGCTGTCCACCGACGGCTTCATCACCGAAGGGCCAGGCTTTAATGTCTGGATTATCCGCGACGGCAAAGTGCTGACGCCGGGCCAGAACTTGCTTGAAGGCATCACCCGGCAAAGCGTCTTCGAACTCTGCGCCGAAACCGGCCTGCAGGCGGAAGCCGCCGATTTGACGGAAGCCGACCTGCGTGAAGCCGACGAGGTCTTCATTTCCTCGACCGGCGGCGGGGTTATCTCGGTGACTTTGGTCAACGACAAACCGGTGGGCAACGGCGCGCCCGGCATCACGACTGGCAAACTCAGCGACACCTATTGGAAAAAACGTGCCGAGGGCTGGCACGCCACGTCGCTCGCCGATCTGTTGGAGGCGGAACTGCCCCAGGCCGCCGGCGCCGACTAA